Proteins from a genomic interval of Oncorhynchus mykiss isolate Arlee chromosome 21, USDA_OmykA_1.1, whole genome shotgun sequence:
- the vax2 gene encoding ventral anterior homeobox 2 encodes MFDQATNMGDEIGEDRNNHRLGSNSQCRDGIDKCHTELGGRSPVQSTTDTPGTSASTPTSSSEDGHDKLLGVDPDYCRRILVRDAKGTIREIVLPKGLDLDRPKRTRTSFTAEQLYRLELEFQRCQYVVGRERTELARQLNLSETQVKVWFQNRRTKQKKDTTKDSDKRSSSTSESLATCNILRLLEQGRLLSAQPPNPLLGTHHPGNGSLLGSPGGSSSSPGSSTPPRNGVHGMGGTFGLSLPSLGGTPPSSRLGVPPSHSLCFSMPLLGGAHHELASGYGCGSSAFEPYMRLDRISKDGDLTGKKTVS; translated from the exons ATGTTCGATCAAGCCACGAATATGGGGGATGAGATCGGCGAGGATCGCAACAACCACCGCCTTGGATCCAACTCTCAGTGCCGTGACGGGATAGACAAATGCCATACCGAACTTGGGGGCAGGTCGCCGGTGCAGAGCACAACCGATACCCCGGGTACATCGGCTTCCACCCCGACCTCCTCCAGTGAAGACGGACATGATAAACTTTTAGGAGTGGACCCAGACTACTGCCGGAGGATTTTAGTTCGAG ATGCCAAGGGCACCATCCGGGAGATCGTGTTGCCAAAGGGTCTGGACCTCGACAGGCCAAAACGAACGCGGACATCATTCACCGCCGAGCAGCTCTACCGACTCGAGCTGGAGTTCCAGCGCTGCCAGTACGTAGTCGGCCGCGAGCGCACTGAGCTGGCGAGGCAGCTGAACCTGTCCGAAACACAA GTCAAAGTGTGGTTTCAGAACCGTCGTACCAAGCAGAAGAAAGACACAACCAAAGACTCTGACAAgcgctcctcctccacctccgaGTCGCTGGCCACCTGTAACATCCTGCGCCTCCTTGAGCAGGGGCGCCTCCTCTCCGCCCAGCCCCCTAACCCCCTACTGGGCACCCACCACCCAGGAAACGGCTCTCTTTTGGGCAGCCCCGGAGGCTCCTCCTCCTCGCCGGGTAGCAGCACACCACCGAGAAATGGCGTTCATGGGATGGGCGGGACTTTCGGGCTGTCGTTGCCCTCCCTGGGTGGGACTCCGCCCTCGTCGCGTCTGGGCGTGCCGCCGTCGCACTCACTGTGCTTCTCCATGCCACTGCTAGGGGGTGCTCATCATGAACTGGCATCCGGGTATGGGTGCGGATCCTCTGCGTTCGAACCCTACATGCGGCTGGACAGGATCTCCAAGGATGGCGATCTGACTGGGAAGAAGACAGTTTCCTAA